One Salmo salar chromosome ssa01, Ssal_v3.1, whole genome shotgun sequence DNA window includes the following coding sequences:
- the LOC106609168 gene encoding ADP-ribosylation factor 4, with protein sequence MGVMVSQLFSRFFEKKQMRILMVGLDAAGKTTVLYKLKLGEVVTTIPTIGFNVETVEYKNISFTVWDVGGQHVIRPLWKHYYQNTQGLIFVVDSNDPERINDASEELQNMLEEDQLRDVVLLVFANKQDLPNAMSVSDITNKLGLRKLQLNTPWFVQATCATQGSGLLEGLDWLADQLSKR encoded by the exons ATGGGTGTTATGGTTTCGCAACTCTTCTCTCGTTTCTTCGAGAAAAAACAGATGAGAATTCTGATGG TTGGGTTAGATGCTGCAGGGAAGACCACAGTCCTGTACAAACTAAAACTTGGAGAAGTTGTCACTACTATCCCCACTATTG GGTTCAATGTGGAGACGGTTGAGTACAAGAACATCAGCTTCACGGTGTGGGATGTAGGTGGTCAGCACGTCATCAGACCTCTGTGGAAGCATTACTACCAGAACACTCAG GGTCTTATATTTGTGGTAGACAGCAACGATCCTGAGAGGATAAATGATGCCTCAGAGGAACTACAGAACATG CTTGAAGAGGACCAGTTGAGAGATGTAGTTCTGCTGGTGTTCGCCAACAAACAGGACCTTCCCAACGCCATGTCTGTCAGTGACATCACAAATAAACTGGGACTGAGGAAACTACAACTGAATACTCCT tggTTTGTCCAGGCTACCTGTGCGACCCAGGGTTCAGGTCTGTTGGAGGGACTGGACTGGTTGGCTGACCAGCTTTCCAAGCGCTAA